The proteins below are encoded in one region of Silene latifolia isolate original U9 population chromosome 2, ASM4854445v1, whole genome shotgun sequence:
- the LOC141641698 gene encoding uncharacterized protein LOC141641698: protein MAVPHPYDLIMTPDETVAVHVDRLRNSLRNHNVLFPAFRMTEPYLAHALIKTLPDIVPWRTFKDRYYDLIVNGVPNHLKYLHRGAFYDRWIPTFEDIAWELITFERNRVVYISDDEVDDENNQENNYLNDNPPEDDVGSNDENVSTITGGTEMILQPSRQADLWWETVKDRREEPGFGWIQFKELLRSKFYPPSLRRQKEEEFNDLEQGLMSVTLYASKFMELSRFVLHMVATEELRMNRFERGLNWNLRDRLSTHTCLNYQEIYDKATNAERVMKERNYTPSGGKRKFERNSVTVGNSYKQPNLGFGRNPFNQSHERNQTVTCARCGRTNHLTSQCRFVSPRCFMCGSPNHVKHNCPMNRTTVPGNTPMPNSTPSTSTPKVLAPQPKTQGPTRGRVFVMNSQEMETSEDVVMGNIFLNSNPVNVLFDNGASNSFISRSLSEKLNLTPQIRKLRLSVGLPTGENISCPIWYKDCILTIDANSFLDNLVQFDLQGFDIVLGMDWLSKNHVMVNCHEKSLTITKPNGNEILFQNHKSNKNNNRIISFLKVLNLLRQGCKGYLCDVCSCLEAEPNLTSIPVVKEFSDVFPEEIPGMPPYREVDFTIELIPGSAPISKSPYRMAPAELKELKIQLDELLLEKGYIKPSTSPWGAPVLFVKKKDGSLRLCIDYRELNKVTINNKYPIPRIDDLFDQLQGCAIYSKIDLRSGYHQLRIKTYDIPKTAFRTRYGHYEFMVMPFGLTNAPAVFTDLMNRVFRPYLDRFVIIFIDDILIYSKDEKEHFHHLRIVLETLRKNQFYAKLKKYAFWLKEISFLGHVISEKGVQVDPQKIEAITKWPALKNVAEVHSFLGLAGYYRRFVKDFSKITQPLTNLIRKSTKFVWNEKCEEAFYELKNRLTSAPILTNQMALMD, encoded by the exons ATGGCAGTACCTCACCCGTACGATCTGATAATGACTCCAGATGAAACGGTTGCAGTACATGTAGATCGTCTGAGAAATTCTTTAAGGAACCATAATGTCTTATTTCCAGCATTCCGGATGACTGAACCATATTTAGCACATGCCCTTATCAAAACTTTGCCTGACATAGTACCGTGGAGAACCTTTAAGGATCGGTATTATGATTTGATAGTAAATGGCGTCCCAAATCATTTGAAATATCTTCACAGGGGTGCATTTTATGATCGTTGGATCCCTACATTTGAAGATATAGCGTGGGAACTTATCACTTTTGAGAGGAACCGTGTGGTATATATTTCTGATGATGAGGTAGATGATGAAAACAATCAGGAGAACAACTATCTAAATGACAACCCACCCGAGGATGATGTTGGATCAAATGACGAGAATGTTAGTACCATAACTGGAGGGACGGAGATGATACTCCAACCAAGCC GACAAGCTGATTTATGGTGGGAAACTGTTAAGGATAGAAGAGAGGAACCAGGATTTGGATGGATTCAGTTTAAGGAACTCCTGAGATCAAAATTTTATCCTCCTTCACTTAGGAGACAGAAAGAGGAAGAGTTTAACGACTTGGAACAGGGATTAATGTCCGTTACTTTGTATGCCTCAAAATTTATGGAATTATCGCGATTTGTCTTGCACATGGTGGCTACAGAAGAATTAAGGATGAATCGTTTCGAAAGAGGGTTGAATTGGAATCTTCGAGACAGATTATCTACACATACTTGTCTAAATTATCAAGAGATATATGATAAAGCCACTAATGCAGAGAGAGTAATGAAAGAGAGAAATTATACACCATCTGGAGGTAAAAGGAAGTTTGAAAGAAACAGTGTTACCGTGGGAAATTCCTATAAACAACCAAACTTAGGATTCGGAAGAAACCCTTTTAACCAATCACATGAAAGGAACCAAACAGTTACATGTGCAAGGTGTGGCCGTACTAATCATCTTACATCTCAATGTAGATTTGTTAGCCCGCGATGCTTTATGTGTGGAAGCCCAAACCATGTTAAGCATAATTGTCCAATGAATCGGACAACTGTGCCAGGAAATACCCCTATGCCTAACTCCACTCCGTCTACATCTACCCCAAAAGTATTGGCACCTCAGCCTAAAACACAAGGACCAACTCGGGGACGTGTGTTTGTGATGAACTCCCAGGAAATGGAGACTTCAGAAGATGTGGTTATGGGTAACATTTTTCTTAACTCTAATCCTGTTAATGTCTTATTTGATAACGGGGCATCTAATTCATTTATATCTCGATCCTTAAGTGAAAAGTTGAATTTGACCCCACAGATTCGGAAATTAAGACTTTCAGTGGGATTACCTACCGGGGAGAACATTTCATGCCCTATTTGGTATAAAGACTGTATTTTGACCATAGATGCAAACAGTTTCTTGGATAATCTTGTCCAATTCGATTTACAAGGTTTTGACATAGTATTAGGAATGGATTGGCTTAGTAAGAATCATGTGATGGTAAATTGTCATGAGAAATCGTTAACTATTACAAAACCTAATGGGAATGAGATACTATTTCAGAACCACAAAtccaacaagaacaacaatagGATTATATCCTTTTTAAAAGTCCTGAATTTATTACGCCAAGGATGTAAGGGTTATTTATGCGATGTATGTAGCTGTTTAGAGGCGGAACCAAATTTGACCAGTATTCCCGTAGTTAAGGAATTTTCGgatgtttttcctgaagaaatccCAGGAATGCCACCATATAGGGAAGTAGATTTCACAATTGAACTAATACCAGGAAGTGCACCCATTTCCAAATCTCCTTATAGAATGGCACCTGCTGAATTAAAGGAACTGAAAATTCAACTAGATGAACTACTGTTAGAAAAAGGGTACATAAAACCCAGTAcctcaccttggggagcaccagtgcttTTTGTTAAAAAGAAAGATGGAAGTTTGCGCTTGTGCATAGATTATCGAGAGCTTAATAAGGTCACTATAAATAATAAGTATCCTATACCTCGTATAGATGACCTCTTTGATCAATTGCAAGGATGTGCTATTTACTCAAAAATAGATCTTCGCTCTGGATATCACCAATTGAGGATAAAAACATATGACATCCCTAAAACAGCTTTTAGAACTCGTTATGGACATTATGAGTTTATGGTCATGCCTTTTGGACTTACCAATGCTCCTGCAGTTTTTACGGACCTTATGAATAGAGTGTTCAGGCCTTATTTGGATAGATTTGTCattattttcattgatgacattTTAATATATTCTAAGGATGAGAAGGAACATTTTCACCACTTGCGGATAGTTTTGGAAACCTTAAGGAAAAACCAGTTCTATGCCAAATTGAAGAAATATGCATTTTGGTTGAAAGAAATAAGTTTCTTAGGTCATGTTATCTCAGAAAAAGGAGTACAAGTAGACCCTCAAAAGATTGAGGCAATCACAAAATGGCCCGCACTCAAGAATGTAGCAGAAGTACATAGCTTTTTGGGATTAGCAGGATACTATCGTcgttttgtgaaagatttttctaaAATAACCCAACCACTCACAAATCTTATCAGAAAAAGTACCAAGTTTGTATGGAATGAAAAGTGCGAGGAAGCATTTTATGAACTAAAAAATAGACTCACCTCTGCCCCTATTCTTACCAACCAAATGGCATTGATGGATTAG